The genomic interval AGATTGCTAGTGTTTTtatgcagttaagtaattaattaaattcagtTGCCTGTATTATACAAGGTGTAATCAGAACATAAGCAAAAACTtaaggttattattatactacctaaatacaatccaatgccaataaccatttgccttattttgtagttttagtgatttagtatttttcaaacctgcaatgtatagcgtgcaaaaccgggtcaatgccccacctacgacgcagcATTTACCCTGAGTGGCCGTACGTAATGTTCATTGACCTCtcgcgtcagtcagatgttttatttgcaatatattgtgaacttttaaaaattcagattATTTCGCGTTTTTTTACCTAATCAGTAGTCATCAGTACTTATCACTTGTCTTCGTTTTGGCTAGCGTTCTGtggttctggttacaccttgtattgtTATCGGCCCTGCGTACCTACTTTGTAAAGAGATGGTCGGTGTATGGTTCCAGCGTGACTCATGCACGCTCGCCGGGATCTCGTTATCAAGCATGTGATATTTCGTATGGTCTAATTGTAACCATTTACCCATCTTAACGCATTTCCTGTTGCTCATGCAGATCCAAAAAGTTTCAGGAGATTCACTAACGTCTTTTCTGCGGTGTGTACTCGTCTTAAGTTAGTTGCCTGTATTATGTTATCGGCCATGCGTATTTTGTAAAGATATGCACTCTGGTGTGCGCTTCAGACGCGGTTCACGCACAATCGCCAGGATATCGTTAGCAAGTGTATGCGATATTTAACATGCGCTGCTTGCAAACATTTACCCATCTTGACACACTTCCCGTTGCGCGGCTCCAAAAAGATTTAGGAATTTTTCAAGCGGTTTCTCTGTAGTGTGTTCTCGTCTTAAGTTGGTTAGCTGTTATATTGTTATCGGCCATGCGTATTTTGTAAAGAGATGGTCGCTCTGGTGTGCGGTTCCAGCACTGCTCACGCACACTCTCGCCGGGATCTCGTTAGCAAGTGTATGCGACATTTCACATGCACTAATTGCGAGCATTTACCCATCTTGATAAACTGCCCGCGTCCGTGAGATTTACTCCGCAGATGCGGCGCGCTCGCGATCGGTTTTATCCTGCAGTGTATAAACGTCTTTATTTCGTGTATGCATTATGAAAATGTTCTTATTAATGAGGCAAACAGACTTTTATTATACGttgtagttatttttatttactgttaAAATTCGCTTGATAAGGTTCCAGGGTTCCAGATTGCTAAATATTCGAAGATTtcctaacattttcaattttacgACATCGTTTGGTAGTGAACGAGGAATACGTTTCCGAAACTTATTAATGGGGAGAGCTTATCAAATTGCCTTTATTTATTACCCTTACTTAACACaatcgcaattttttttattccatagtAAGTGTACGTATTTCTGTGAGATGATATAACTGCGTTTTATTTACCTTTTATTTAAActcaagaaaatataatgtcTTTCTACAAGTAATGCCACCAACTAATACGGATATCGCGGTAGGTGGTACCACAGCATAATATAATCAGCCATGTTGCTTCTGTCTATAGTTTTCTGCCTATCCACTCATCTTTGACCATCTTATCCTTAAATAGTTAGTATCGCATCCATCGATTCCCGTCCATTAGCATTCTAAACACTTGCGAGCCACGATAACTGAAACATGGCTATAAACTTCCCTGCGAATAGGCCAACTTTctcattatatatttttattgcgtATGCGCATTGATACACAAAAcccaagatatacctacctagatcgtgatcttaaggtgcccacgcactcgaactgaccgcagctgaactgcgcctcgcgtcagcgccccgcacgatattctctccagccgcgaggcgcgtacgtcactgccgcgcggcgcggcttgAGAGAATATCgcgcggggcgctgacgcgacgcgcagttcagctgcagttcagttcgagtgcgtgggcacctttacacTGTCGAGATGGTTGTTGCTTTAACGATGATAACATAGTGGTggttagatacctacctatatacttacaaaaaatgtttttttttcagtaaagtAGACAATAGGTATACTCGTGTATTATATTAGCTTTATCTATTTGTAATGTAAAATTCGAACCGCTAAGATAAAATATGGGGACCGCCCTTCCGGCATGAGTTTTCCCCTGGTAGATACCTTAAAGTCAAGAGCGAGTGGATACCTAGCCAAGCGCGCTTCCATCTTAGCCTGCATTGTCACTTGCCAGTAGATCTATTTGCAGCCAAGCGCCGGTCTAGAAGAGAAAACAAAGTAACATATTAATCTATATAACTGTGTATCTTTGGTTTATAAACATCAATGCGTAAGCTTTGATAATTCGCTTACATACAGGATTGTATGATAATGTGGGAATTATCATCGAATGGCTATCAAAGACTAGTTCTTTATCAAGTCACTCGGATGGAAATATAATATGTGTACTGTAATACTTTATGTTGATTGTCGATGTATGTGTACGGGCTTTTACAAgctttattttattgcttattCCGATTGAAGGTTGCTACTTTACTGAGATtgagattatttttattgaataagtACCGGTTAGATATTTTGCCGTTCACTTCGTTTGCTTACATAGTAGTTATATGGATGTTTTAGCCTACTTACTAGGtcattactaggtaggtaccaacaGTTAGTGTCGTTaagaattatttaattattttttcagatCCTTATTAAGTTAATACCTAAGTATGCCTACTTACTGTGTAAGAGTAGGAAGGATACGGTCTTTACTTACTTTCTTTCGAAATTTTCTCAAGCGAACTTCAAAAATGATTTAGCCTTGTCactatctatacttacctaagtacaaAATACCTTTACAGGTTTCAAAAAAAACCTtgctatttaaattttttgtaatcaaataaAGTCACAAgcatttattatgtaaattaacttatcttttgtaataaaattggataatgtttatgttacattttttaTAGCTTAGGTCTTTAACGATAATTTAATAAGTATAAGCAGGTACCTAAGCAAAGCGactcttttttaattaaaataatatgttattaatAAAAGTAGATTTATCAGGTAATCGAATTAAGGTAACTAGCTAAACTACTTACCTAACCTTtacaaacaagttttttttaaatattattgctgtttatttttttgtaagtaaaGTCACAAGCATTTacctaatttctaaattaacttattttataaatatggtgaaaaaacctacatgcctacaatttttccattccattccaaaTCCATTTTGaattcaaaggtgtgtgatgcctgccaaaataataataataataataatttattgatacttatacatacatggGTTACATAGCAAGATTGAGTTTCCTACCTTGCACTTGGCTAGTGTGGTGTGGCTGAatgcctaaactcttctcattctgagaggagactgcCCATTCGTGGGCTGGTGATGAGTTGtgattgtgatgatgatgataacgatgatAGATGTGGATATTAAAGTTCAACAACCTTAATCGTGCCTACAGATAGCATATATCTGAAAGTAATAAATCAAATGTCAATctagaacaaaaaaaaaggaaaatatacTAAAGCTCAGTATCACGACTAAGTATGcaatacagatacacagatacaattACTCAAGACCTAACTAAAAGCACTTAACTGACTTAATGCTAGCAAAACATACCTACATCATTGCTAAGGAGCTCGTGGCAATTCTAATAAAGTAAGTGATacgaggacttcgtctgtgatggcgtttgctggcgcgcgtgctgtgcttgtttggagtgttttttttttgttaagagtggctggtttttgtgttagttggtgttttttggtggtggaactgactgggaagcgctctaaaggggcgccgcacgtatgtcggcgggcgccgccggcgcagacggagtccatacttgtataaattcaataacttgaaaatatcacaaacttgacactggctaatcagagtaaagccagatttaaagaaaaaaaaaagtaatacgAATTTTTGACTTCGAACTTGCACAGGGAGTGTAATATTGGTGGTACCTGTAATGTGACTTCAATTCAAGAGGTGCAATAAGTGCAACTGatcatattatgttatttaattaatgcGACCATAATAATGGCATGCCAGAAGTTTTACGTCTTTTTTATGTTTCTCCTAGGTCTATTAATATTGGGCGAAGAGAGGGCgttgattataatttttcatcGATAGTATCGATTCATCAACTGTCAATAAGTTTATTGAGttgatacttatatttttatttcttaagttTGGCGGCTGTTGTAAGATATTCGTAAAATGCCAGATTAAAATGGCAAATGATtgagtttaattaataaaattaaagcgaTAATATAGGCATGTTAGAAGTTTACTTTTGTAAGTTAGGGTAAATCCGGGATAGATGCCGCAGCTGGATAGTTGCCCcattttctaaaaacctaactTCGCAAAATCGCAACACAGCGTTAATAGTCTAAACCGAGAGCGCGTGCGCCCCATGCTCAGTGCCCCGCAGACCATCGCACGGGATTGATGTGTTTAGCTCGTGCGTGCGATTATCTCCGCGACGAACACGACGAATGCTTCAAAGTTTCAAACGTAAGTATTTACTGTTACGTATCTTTTTTATGTAGTAATaaattctgttttatttttttatatacatatattggtTAATTAActatatatctacttattaataattacccttttgtatttagttaattcaaaaaataaaagggCATCTATCCATAACAAAAAGGATAGTCGCCCCAATTTTTTGCAGTATAGATGCCCTTAGGGGCATCTATCCCCCATAATACTATACATTATATGAtagcatatttttaaaattactttttttttattttgatataattcTTATTGCGTTTTCATATAGATCTCTACTGATGGTTTGTAATGTTCTTTGGGGCTGTATACCATCATAGTgttgaaaatatatttcaagTATTATGTTGTTTAAtgaatgtgtatttttgtttgtttctacTAATCACAGTTGAACCATGCCACGAAGATATAAAAGAAAGGAAGGAGTACGACCTCGAATAGTTTCTTGGACTACAGAGGCATTACAAAACGCTTTTGATGAAATGGACAAGAATATCATGGGGATAAACAAAATATCCCGACAATTCGGAATTCCGTCCAGAACATTACGGAGACGTTATGCtgctaaaaacaaaacaaaattaacattgggttagtaagtacatatatgaATGTAAGCGGGCACTTAAAAAGTGTAGATCGGTATTTTTTTCCTACACTGAATGtgttaaaatataggtagatataggaagataacaaatataatataaataatagtagttTGTTCCGCTTCTACTAAATAGATAATTTATTGCAGCCTATCTATTTTCTAaacattttctttaattttcattttaattgcttTAGGAAAACATCCTATCTTCGGTTTTGAAAATGAGAAGAGGCTAGTAAAGCATATTTTGAAGCTTGGAGAAGCAGGATTTCCTCCAGACAGACGATCCATACGAATGCTAGCCTACCAATTTGCCGAAAAGCTGAAGTTAAAACATAAATTTGACCATGAAAGCCAAAGGGCTGGAAATGAATGGTGCAAAAGTTTTATTGAACGAAATCCAGAGCTGGCTATCAGACAAGCTGAGGGTTTATCTGTGGCTAGAGCTAAAGGTCTTAGTAGAGAAGAAGTGAATAATTTTTATGAACTTTTGGCCAAAGTCATGATAGATAATGGCCTTTCAGATAAACCGGAAAGAATATTTAATATGGACGAATCAGGTATTCAGTTGAACAATAAACCCGGAAAAGTTATCGCCAAGAAAGGCGCAAAGGTCGTTAATTCAGTCACATCTGCGGAGAAAGGTGAAACCATGACAATAATTGCCTGTTGCAATGCGATTGGTAATTTTCTTCCACCGGCAGTCATAATAAAAGGTGTGAATAAAAAGACAGAATTTGAAGATGGACTTCCACCGGGCTCAaaagtttatatgaataaaaagtcCGCATATAGGTATTAATACTGAGATTTTTTATAAATGGCTAACGGAACACTTCATTCCCCTCAAACCGCAGGGTAAAGTTCTACTTATTTTAGATGGACACTCATCACATTCAACTGCACCAGACATGCTACAAGCTGCAGCTGACAacgacataattttattatgtttgccTAGTCACACAACTTCAGTTCTGCAGCCTTTAGACAGATCGGTATTTGGACCTCTGAAAACATATTTCAACCATGAAACTAATCAGTTCATGCGCATGCATCCAAACAAAAAGATCAGCCGTTACAATGCTGGAGCGCTTATACGCAATGCTTGGCTTCGCGCTACTACACCTGCAAACGCTCTTGGTGGCTTTAGAGGTAGCGGAATTTATCCACTTGATCCGAATGCTTTACCAGAtacaacatttataatatcagataTTGGGTTGAGCAGACAAAATGCGGGCGAATCTCGTGGACCTGATGAAGGTGATCCTCAAACATCAAGAATCCTGCCTCAGACGTCTTCTTTGTCATATCATCATCCAGAGCTGGACAATACAAGTGAAACTGTGGAACTATGTGTGCCTGTCGAAGCTGAAAGGAGAGCACAAACACCCCTACCACAGACGTCTTCATCGACATGTTGTCAACTTAATCCCGTTAATGAAAGAGAAAATATTACTGGATTAGACCAAAATAAGACACCACCGAATTCGATACTGGCTTCAGTCCATAGGGAATCTCCGAGTATTTTGATTGATCCTGAAGTTTTAGAAGATATAAGCATTGTTGATATTGGTGACGATACAATTGAACAGTTTCTAGCTGGCATAGAAGAAAAGGAAACGCCTTCAAAAATTCTGGTCCAAGCATCGCCAATACCTCAAATACCCTTGACTATGGCTAAGAGGACCAAGCAATCAGCagatattctaaattcaaaagaaaaaataaaagaaaagaagaatatGGCTGAGAAGAAGAATAAACGAGTTAAACCTAAATTAGACAAAAGTAATAAGACTGAGACTACCAAAGAAAAACGAAAATTTAagagtacaaataaaaaaactaaagaaGGTAGTGATAAAGAAAATGATACAACAGATAGTGATAGTGAAGAAACACCCACAACAACATACTATAAAACTAGAGGGAAAAAAACTCAAGGTTTGCCTGTAAAGAAAACAAAGAGGGATAACCAAGAAAGCCCAAAAGATACAGACGATAACTATTATTGCATAGAATGCTTTGATAGCTATCAACACACGAAGTCAAAATCTGATTGGATTCGGTGCATATCGTGCCAGAAGTGGCTGCACGAAATTTGTAcactttttagaaattattgCTCAAGATGTGGCAAACTGAAAGCCCTTTCTAATTCGACCTAAACTAAGGACAACATTTAATtatgttgattttttaatttcgttaaattttgaaaattttagatattagctttttattaagaattttaaatattatttttaatattaccttGCTTGTCTGCTTACGCAcattaaaatttagattttttttcttaaaaaaatgttaataagtttaattatttttaaggataccattataaaaattacctaaatagtacaaataaaacatatcaaaactatgtattatacttatttcaatCTATAGGGCGTCTATCCTACATCACAGGCATCTATCCTCCTCAGTATTTTCATAGTGAGGCATCTATACATATGGGTAGGCATCTATCCTCAAAAAaatgagttttcaaaaattcaatttatgCAGAATCTGTTATTGTTAAATCAACAAAAACGAGTCGTATTGCTAGTACAAAGATCAAACTTTTAATATTCATGGAAATTCTTTATGAAAAACGTACAGTTTGAAAATTAGAAAGCCTTTTCAAAAAGTGGGGCAACTATCCCGGTTTTACCCTATTGTCATGATTTTATTAGATACTAGATATATTTAACTTCTATTTAactttagagcctcaatagctcaactggTAAAGGAGtagactgaaaaccgaaaggtcgacaattcaaaccccgcccgttgcactattgtcgtacctactcctagcacaagcctgacgcttagttggagaggaaaggggaatattagtcatttaacatggctaatattctttttttttttttaaaaaaacttccaAAGTTCTACCACATCAGCCACCAACTCCCTAGCTATCAAGTGGGTCTATCAGTCGGGCGCAGACAGGGCGTTCGGCATAATTTGTCAGCGGTATCGATAGTATCGATTCATCGACAGTCGATAGGTTTATCGAGTTAATCGATCTAATTTCGTCAGTTCGGTCAGTGAGCGATGGCGGTCGTTGTGGGAACGCCACCGCGGTGCGCAGTCATTCTTTTTGGCATAGAGTAAGTAAATGGTCGTAGAAtggctttattttttattttttcatgcaATTGCCTACGtacttttaattgttttttgaaatgaaaacaatCAAATTACCTTGGTGTGGTAGATACGCACTACTGGAAAAActatttcttaaaattaatttggtaACTGTTACAGAATCGGTTATTAAGCCGAAATTACCagacagtaagtaggtacgataaTTTCATCAAGCAAAACATTTTCGGTAAGAACTGAGTTTTCTTTTATATAATCACGCTTTTATAAAAGCAGATACGATAcatatatttgttgcgatgcagtgggcaattttttatttgattgttaAACTACTCGTGTTACCCAGCTAGCAATATTTGAATTCCGAAAAGGAGGCAGAAACGCAGCCAGATGTTAAAGACCCAACTTGCCTCTGAGAGGCTTCACATTAATAggtataaacataataaatataatgattaatgatgtttgtgattattttattattgcgaCCACCGGCGAGAGATCCGCCTAGAATATTTGGATTGTGGTTTAATTACCTCCTATTGTGGCCAGTGATTCGTATCTATTATGAGCACGATTACTCTTACGGCGGATTTACATTTGGTCGTATACCAGCATTTGGATTTCGGATGCTTTTGGAGCTgatgcagtggtgagcgctgtggtcttattagtgggaagtcccgggttcgattcctggcagaggAAATTTGGAGTTTtagaatttctaaattttctctggtctggtctggtgggaggcttcggccgtgactagttaccaacctaccgtcaaagtcgtgccgccaagcgatttacgTTCTGATACTTACCCGCGTAGATTCTTAATTGTACACAATTAAGAATCATTGGCCCCTAAAGTCTGTGATGGCTTTGAGTAACGATCGTAAATCAATTTTCTTAGAGATCTTTATATTCAATCTTTtgtgttaggtacctatttcaagGCTGAAATGctagatacttaggtacctactgtgggTATGCaaagtttttatattttgttatgttCTACACACTCAACATACCTACCACATTTGGAAAAGCAATTCACGTTTATGAAATGAATTCAGAAAAGAAAAATAGCAATGAATAAGTACATATATACAACGTGCGCagcttttaaaaagtttgcaaAATATTTGCGTTCGGAATCTCGTACCGTATGGAAATTTTATCGTTCGGAATTCAAAATTGAAAAAGAGGGAAATTGGGCAATCGAATGCGGAGGCGTTGGGCGTGCCGGGGCGGGGCTGGGCCCTGTGCGGTGCTTTATTGTGCCGATATCGGGACCCGATACCTAAAGAGATTGAATATATTGCTAGATACTTAGATAAGTAGCATATTTTGTTATCGTCACTTACATTTTAGTAATATTGTATAgctaagtacgtacctaccctACGCTTACACGGGCAATTGACATTCCGCAATTCCAGGCAGTTAAATCAATTATGACGTCACTACCACGTTTAGCAGTTTACTGCAATACCCAGCAATAGGTACCTGAAAGTTTCAGCAATCTTAAGCGAAATAATTGCTCTAGATTGctctagttaggtaggtacctattgttccAGATCGATCCAtaggtaaggtaggtacgtGTTGCCGAGCAATAATAATTGCTCATTAAATTGCccatggtaggtaggtaggtaagtaagcgCACCATAGGTAAGGTGTTCTATCATGCCGATATTGCACCGGAGCTAATTCATACTTAGGCGTTTACCGTTGCAATGATTAGAATTATTAATGCTtcaatacctactacctaggtatgacctacctagtaggtacctatttaccatACCGCGATAAGAAAAAGCGAAGACAGCCCTAAGACTATTAAAAATGGATTACTTAGTACTTaactatatttatctaaaaataagtaagtaggtatttagtatttaccaaTTTTCTTAAATCGTGATGTTATCAttagatacctaggtaggtataatatcttAGTACTTCCTTAGTAGTATAGTGTCTTAGTAAGTATACATAGGTATAAGACTAAAGTAGGTCCTGTTTACTTTGGTATTATGTGgtattatttttgtatctaggtatacttaggtattagGTCCAAAAACCAAATAACtacgtaggtatctacttatgaTAGGTAAAAATTTAATAGTTATGGGGCGATGAAGACATAAAAACCCAACACAAGAGGCACTTTTACCCCACTCCAAAAACCGTACAATAAAAAGCATGTCGGCAATGATACGCAAATAATTACATTATGACGCGTCAAAATCATTTTGTCTCAACGTCGATCATCGATGACGAGTGCGATCCCACAGAACCGACCACTGATACCATCAGAGAAATGCACAAACTTAACTTTTGCATCCCATACAATCTTTATTTCCTAAAGCATAAGTTTTATTTCAGCTTGCTTTTGAACTCAATAAAGTGGTGATAAGTAAATTAATGTGTCAAGCGCCCTTCTTATGACCCTTCTTCATTCTCGATTTGGTATGTCGAGGAGCTTGATGTGATGCTGAATTGTATATACTAAGCATAATACTcctgtacttacttattattaattgacattttgaaaaaaaaaacttttaccaTAAAAAgcgcgatttaaaaaaaatatcctgtattttttaaaagtttacaatatacctattgcaaataaaacatctgactgacgctagaggttgATGAACGTTACGTACATCGGCCATTtggggtcaatgccgcgtcgtgggtggggcattgacccgagttttagAGGTTAtccattgcgggtttgaaaaatactaaatcactaaaactacaaaataccGCAGATGGTTATTAGCATTGGAttatgtttaggtagtataataataaataagcctAAGTTTTTCCTAGCATTCTGTTTACACCTTGTTTATTAATAGATACTATTAGTTTTACGGGTctaatgatgtacctacttagttgtaTTTTAAAATGGTATAAGAAGAAAAAAGTAGTAACTTAACCTCGGCGAGAGTGTATGGGTGCCTCAAAACGCGTTATTAATAATCATGTCAATCCGTGAGAATGTCCGTCCCATCTCAAGTGACGGGGTAACTATTAATTTGGACGAGATCACAAGATTATTGGGTAATTGACGGTGTTGGTTTGTGcttatgtaattaattttatttatttaattttcgtATTATAGGCAGGTTGGGATACTGCTGTGTCATGCGTGTCTTATGGAAACTTTTTTTGATggtcagtacctacctacctactcacaaTATTAGGTTTTTGTTGAGTTTTTGTATTGTTAtagctatgtaggtatgtttagggataaataaatagtaaaactgAGTACAAAGTAAGTAAAAAGTAAGTATCTAAACAAATTTTAGGACGTCACtcgttataggtaggtacatagagcgataggtaggtatcatagTTGAAAATTCTTTGATACATACTCAGACAAAAAAAAGCGCAAAAGGTAGCAAAAATAAAGGTTTTGTTCAAGCTCACCGAAAAACTTTTTAGGTataaaagttttctatctacGTTCTCCACTTTACTACTAGGTCTGATACTCTGATCAAAAAGTCTCTTTTCTGGATGTAAACATGTGCCTATTTTCTTGTGGTGCCCAACGAGTCAATAATGAAGatatatattttcattaattagATATTATGGTAAAATTTCTCAAATAAATTTAACGTTTACAGGTACCTATAAGTTAAAAATAACTCAATTTTACTAAAAAGATGCGGCAAACTTGGATAGAAAGTTAGACCATGAAAAAAGGCGCGAGTTGGATCGCAATTTTTGTTATTGCACCATAATCGATTAACATTTCGCATATCCGGATAATACACGTACCAACAAAATTCCAGATCTTTCCAACAATGGCAGCTACTGAGAAAATTACGTGAATCATAGCTTAATTGATAAGATTATTCATCTCTGAAAAGCCTGAATGAGTAACAGACGCCAAGGACGACGCTGACTAATTTGATATAATTTCACACTGAAGATTTATACAGCCCGGTTGGGCCGATAAAATGCTGCGGCTACAGTTTATTTCATCTCCCTAAATAAGCTTTTATGAATCATCTAGTCATTTACCTAACTTAGAAGTTTAGAAGTTTATTGATTCTCCCCTCATGAAATGGCCTGTGGAATTTTAAGCCAAAGGCTGTAACTgcattgcattaaaaaaatgtttggaataacttataatacctataggtatagaGATTGTTGAGTTTACAGGTCTATGAACTGGTTACTCGATGGTGTACGACGTCACAGGTTAAAGCTAGTTTgtcaataaaaagtaaaaactgtcACGCCTTTTTCGGGTTAACCGGCTATTATCTAAGATTACATCATCATACTTGTCACCAGGTGGACTTAAAATCAAGGGCTAAATAGAAACTTTGCTCGGGCTTCTAGAAAGTAAAAGCTAGTTTTATCTGTCAAAACCCACACGTCATTTGGTGCAACAAAAATATACTTGTAGCGTCATTTTAGTGGTCAGTTTAAGGCTATTAGCGATCCATTAGGGGAGAAATTATATTGATTCCTGCGCTCGCATTCCGATGAAATTGGTAATGAGATAACATCTTCGATCATTAGGAGCGTCTGAAGCGATCATTTTGACAATGATTTTGCTGATATTTTATTCTCCAACAGTTCACAAAGTCAAAgtcgaagtcaaagtcaaaatcatttattcaaagtaggtacaattgtactctttttgatggtcgaaat from Maniola jurtina chromosome 1, ilManJurt1.1, whole genome shotgun sequence carries:
- the LOC123867342 gene encoding chaetoglobosin A biosynthesis cluster protein C-like, whose amino-acid sequence is MPRRYKRKEGVRPRIVSWTTEALQNAFDEMDKNIMGINKISRQFGIPSRTLRRRYAAKNKTKLTLGKHPIFGFENEKRLVKHILKLGEAGFPPDRRSIRMLAYQFAEKLKLKHKFDHESQRAGNEWCKSFIERNPELAIRQAEGLSVARAKGLSREEVNNFYELLAKVMIDNGLSDKPERIFNMDESGIQLNNKPGKVIAKKGAKVVNSVTSAEKGETMTIIACCNAIGNFLPPAVIIKGVNKKTEFEDGLPPGSKVYMNKKSAYRY